ACAAACAGCCCTAGGAAGATGAAGTTTAAGGGAACTTTCCGACGTATGTCACCACAACAGATGAGCACAATGGTTAGAACAATTGTTACACCCCTTGTGAAATTTAAGCAAACAAAGATGTCAGTGTAACATATATTAAGTTGGACACAATATATGCATATTATTTAGGACATGCAGAACACACAAAAGAGAAGTGCTCACATCATAGTGTAGGTAAACCAGATAGTGTCTTTCACCCAGTCACTGAGTGTCTCCCTATAAGAAAAATTGGCATGaatgtattaataatatatatacacaactaATGTTCAAAAAGTTTGGAGGCCatacaattttattatattttaaatataatgtatttcttaatattatcagagttgaaatcagttgtgctgcttaatatttttttttgtggaaactgggatacatttatttcaggttctttgatgaatagaaagttaaataaataaataaaagcctttgctgtcacttttgatcagatTCATCCATGCTGAATACAATGATTTTGGGAATTTCTTTCCCAAATGCTCAAGCCAATGAAGTAACACTTaagtgcacatcattatttgttCTTTGTATCTAAATTAATTGAAGGTGTGGCAACATAAATACCAGTCTActcaccaaaaaagaaaagcacAGATGATTCCAACAGTTATTAGTAGTTGAACCATAAGTGTCAAGTACACTTTTCTAATGAAACCTACATGAAGCACATTTGCAGACATGAAACAAATTTTTAGCATTGATCAGTCCCACACACATGACATTGTCCTTCattaatttttgaaaataaagttGAATGATATTTAATCTATTTTTGCCTTGTAAATACAAAtgcaaaaatcattatttaGCACATCAAGAAACATTAAAACCAAAAAACTACAAAGGCATTCTTTCTGATTGTAATATCATAACCAAGAGACTGAAGTCATTTCAAGAGAGCAGAGCTGACCTCTTCTTATGACTGCATCTGAAAAGCAGTTCTCGTTCTCAAAGCCCTGGGTGTACTCTGGGGGAGCGCTGTCTGGAATCCCCATATCGACATGTACAACAACGGGGGGCATCACGCCAGCGGTGGGCTGCCCAGCATTGCCCTGCGTTGCATTAGGATATTGCGGAGGGTAATAGGGATTGTACGGAGGGGGAGATTGCTCTGTGTTCATACTGCGTCTCTTAACAAACCTAAGTATAGACACACTTAATTTAGAAAATTGAAAGTAAATATTACAAACTCTGAAACAGATGCTTTTTATGATAGACATAATCCGCACAGACAAATAGGCCTACTACTAGTATGCCAGCATTTTTATCTAGTAATGAAATGATCTAAAATTCATATAGGGTGTCAAATTGTAACATTTTCCACCTAATACACAATGGTACTGTTCAatcttattaatattagaaCCGCCACTTACCTTTTAGTGTGGCACCACTCTGCTTCCTGTTATGAGTTGTGCAGGGCAAAGTCTGATCTCGATCAGTTTGTCTCCTGGGGGACAGGACTTTGCCTAGCCCATCAAATCAATACACATACATGAGAGCCAAGTTCATGTGTGTGAGTGATTTTTTTCAATTCAACAATGAATGAAAGATATTTCACAATTTGATGTAATATAGGAACCTCTACTGagtgctttttgtttttatcattataattCATTAATATGCTCAATGCATCACTTTAACTACAATCGTCTctgaaaaaaatcatgctttatTTTACTAGAAGACAACCTCCTTATAGTGAAATTATGGatatttcatcccaaaatgaaaattctgtctcaCCACCATGTCtccaatataataaaaatgaacaagctccaaaaatgacaaaaggcCCCATAGAAGCATCataaaagttttaaatctggAAAATCAtattcctcacacaaagcaGTTATATGAATTTGATTGATTTGAAATTTAGTGCATAAGTAGTATGCGctacttttatgatgctttttgtaattttttgtcACCTTTTCCTTTCACTATATgtaaaaaagtgtttaaaattcTGCTAAACTTTTCCACAAAATCTCTGAAACAAAaagagggtgagaaaatgatgaaaggaaatttcatttttgggtaaactattactttaataaaagaaattgtgtcattaataaataatcaaatattaaaacattaattaattttcataatatttCAATAGTAATTATTACAGCAATGTTTATAGGAAATTTGACTAACAACTTTCAATTTGCATTCTGTCAGCAATAAccacacagtaaaaaaaaagtcctgTATAAATGTACTGTTATGTACTGtataaatatgatatatatatttatttttttacttatttattttttgttacaaaaattttacctgtattttcaatttcacattgcattgtgtgttgtgttttaggattaattaaaatttctgtAAAATTACTAGATATTGTCCTGGTTGGTTACACATATTTAGTAGTAAAACCACAAAtaataggcctacaataaacATAACATTGCCTGTAGATGGCGTTAAATATATTGGCAACAACTAAATGTGCAGGTGTGCTACCTGAGTCATGAATAAAACGTGTCCATAAGTTAAAATGAACGACAAAAAACAGAGATCAAGAAACCATCTATTAATAATTCATTAGCTGCTTatttgtatgtaaatatatccAAACCCTGGCGGATCGGTCCTCATTAATGAATTATTCATAAGCTTCTGCAGCAGGATTCATACCCACTGCTGCATGCGCAGGTTTCAAAAGGACAGTCGAGAGCATTTTCCCCATTTTTCTGTTACTCTTTTCTTGGCTCTTGCTAGTATTTTAGTCTTTTCGGTTTTTATCGTTGAATGGCGAGCTGTCACAAACTTATGTGAGAAAACGTCTGCAAGGTAGGTTTCCATAGCAACGTCTATATATTCTTGCACGAGTTTCTTCATGTGTCTCGTTTTACAAGTTGGCCTGTTTGTTTTGATGCTGAACCATCGTAAGGCTACAGGCAAAACGTGGGAGGGGATGCGAAGAGGGAGGGCGAGAGAGAGGGGACAGGGGAGGAGAAAGGAGAGAACGAGAGCGAAAAGCGTTCAGCCACTGGCCTTCACCAGAGTGCTTAATATTCAATGACCTGTGATCCAAACTCACGCAGGGGACGTCAAAACAACAGTGGTTTAATCATCTCAAAGAAGGAAGCACGGGGCGAAGTCAACTACTGCTCTTGCTCTCGAAGCCAGCGCTTGCCATCGGCGATTTTCAAACTTTTGCTTTTAGGAATTCATTCCCAAAGTCGGGATGGAACGGCGTCTTGTATCGTATGCAAATACGTCTGCTGACGTAGTTGATCATGTGGGTTTTGGCGTAGATCCCCCTGTGATCGCCAATTTTTTTCGGCTGTTGTCTTTAGGATTCGGCAGAATCATTACAATCGTACGCTTCTGTTGGCTGTACACGTGGAAAAGTACGCAATTTTGGACCCTAGCTGTCAATAACCTCACATCCCAGCGTTTTCCGTTGGTGGTGGGCAGGTAAGAATGGCTGAATTATTTGTGTCGGTTGGAAAATTAGCAAACAAACCTTAAAGTTGCGGGCGTGTTTGAATACACACAATAAGTAGTTGACTGAAACGTGCTGTAAAGTGCTCCTAATGTCAGTTGTTTATTTCAGCTGAACTTAGTTTGCCCAAGGCATATATCGTAGAAAGTGAGCACCAGAATAACCGCATCGACCTGACCCGATAACCTCAGTTTTATCGTTTCCAGCGCTGTGATTTGGTGTGGCTTGCGGAAAGTTTCATAGAATGGTTAAAGTTAAGCGGTAATGGGCGCGAGAACATGTCTACTTCTCTGCTGTCGAAATAAGCAGCAAAATATGGCTACCAATGTCGACATGGCGTTACGTCGGTCCAAGTGATTTTTATTGGAGTCTGTTCTGCCTCAATAAAACCCTCTTTACCATTGTGAGCCACGATAGGAATTCTATTTCAACTAAGAATGGTTAATTCACGCACTTGTATGAAGTGAGCATGGCACGCAACTACTTTGATTTCGGTATGGTGTCGTATGATGTAGGCAGTGGTGACGCCTTCCACGACCATACTGCATGGCACACGCATCAGACGCGAGCCACATTGCAGCACTGTGTTCACATCTGTGATAGTTCCCAAAATTGTCGCATCTACACTACTTGAGGGCCATAGCACCCTGTGTACTGCAAATGCATTTATGAAAGCTGAACATACTAATCAAAAAAGTGCCGATCTGAGTTGTTTGTAAAATTCTTAATATAGCATGCGATTGATGTATCATAAACCACCTCGGCGAATATTCCTATGACGTCTCAGGTGATTCAAGTGTGTAAAACTAGCGGCCTACACGTGATATTTGCTTCAGGGTCCAGTCAGATGGAATTCCAAATTATGTACAGAGACCGATCTCCCATCTGTCAGTCATCCTTGGCTGTTTACTTGTTATGACCAGCAGGTCTTTCCTACTTTTTCAGCTAGTCTGATGTAGCTGGAAAATCACTTTTAGAGCTTTTATAAGGTTTCATGGGTGACTGGAAGAAGAACTAGCAGTTTTATCAGAGGGTTTTCTTGAGTTTAAATAAAGTTACATTGATGAAAGAAGGGCATCTGCATCTTTAGATCTTCCAGCAACTTCAGTGGTGCCTCTAAAGCATTATATGTAAATAGTTTTTCCTTAAGCTGATCATATTTCTCCTTTCTTTTGAATCTTACTCTGTGCGAAATACACATATGATGCTTTCATCATATGATGGAcagtatatgttttatttaaacaaaaatgtacaccgtaaaatactgttatatacagtatagtacagtatattacttcaatatattacaatgcattctgggtaatattatttgtcgtttttgacatattacccagaatgcattgtttttacagcatattacaatgcgttctgtatattacagtgcattctgggtaatattatttgtcggTTTCGacatattacccagaatgcattatttttacagtatattacttcagtatattacaatgcattctgggtaatattatttgtcgttTTCGACATATTACccaaaatgcattgttttttacagtatataacTTCAGTATATTACAATGCGTTCTGTATATTAAAATGCAtactgggtaatattatttgtcgtttttgacatattacccagaatgcattgtttttacagtatattacttaAGTATATTACAATGCGttctgtatattacaatgcattctgggtaatattatttgttgtGTTCGacatattacccagaatgcattgtttttacagtatattacttcAGTATATTACAATGCGttctgtatattacaatgcattctgggtaatattatttgtcattttcgagaaagtagcctataggcctcttttcttaaaatgacacatattacccagaatgcactgtgttta
The sequence above is drawn from the Megalobrama amblycephala isolate DHTTF-2021 linkage group LG13, ASM1881202v1, whole genome shotgun sequence genome and encodes:
- the zgc:110410 gene encoding protein lifeguard 1, whose amino-acid sequence is MNTEQSPPPYNPYYPPQYPNATQGNAGQPTAGVMPPVVVHVDMGIPDSAPPEYTQGFENENCFSDAVIRRGFIRKVYLTLMVQLLITVGIICAFLFWETLSDWVKDTIWFTYTMMGVTIVLTIVLICCGDIRRKVPLNFIFLGLFTITEGLLLGSVVVYYSAEAVLWAVGATALVSLAMSLFSLQSKWDFTAASGSIWAMGWTLFSFALLCAILRSQYLYIFYASLGTLIFSVYLVMDTQLILGGKHKYSINPEEYIFAALNLYLDIIAIFLLLLQLIGLCR